The proteins below are encoded in one region of Sphingobium yanoikuyae:
- a CDS encoding cation transporter: MDEATSGVNQRLERNTLWIVLILNVLISAAFFIVGFTGDSSALIANGVDNLSDALVYALSLVALSRGVTWKSRAAMFSGSMLLVFAVGILIDVGRRYVYGSEPIGTAMMAMSAVAAIVNFICLRLLQRLEQPDVNMRAATTFSFNDFISNGGILIAGVLVWWLGTNWPDLLVGVATALIAIKGGVEILKDARSEIREAKGRPEIKEA; the protein is encoded by the coding sequence ATGGATGAAGCAACGAGCGGCGTCAATCAGCGCTTGGAGCGTAACACGCTCTGGATCGTGCTGATCCTCAACGTCCTCATATCTGCAGCCTTCTTCATCGTTGGCTTTACTGGAGATTCCAGCGCTCTCATCGCCAATGGCGTCGACAATCTGTCGGATGCGCTCGTTTATGCGCTGAGCCTTGTAGCCCTGAGCCGAGGCGTCACGTGGAAGAGCCGAGCGGCAATGTTCTCAGGCTCCATGCTGCTGGTCTTCGCAGTCGGCATCCTCATCGACGTCGGTCGTCGATATGTCTACGGCAGCGAGCCCATTGGCACGGCCATGATGGCGATGTCGGCTGTGGCAGCCATCGTAAACTTCATCTGCCTAAGGCTGCTGCAACGGCTTGAGCAGCCCGACGTCAACATGCGCGCAGCTACAACCTTTAGCTTCAACGACTTCATTTCGAATGGCGGCATTTTGATCGCCGGCGTGCTGGTTTGGTGGCTCGGCACAAACTGGCCGGATCTTCTCGTCGGCGTCGCCACTGCGCTGATCGCCATCAAGGGCGGGGTCGAGATCCTGAAGGATGCTCGTAGCGAAATTCGGGAGGCCAAGGGCCGCCCAGAAATCAAGGAGGCCTGA
- a CDS encoding SRPBCC family protein — MREETIFSPQISRLRAWTLLADLNRYEAWHPHYRFGAGVVELGNKIDMTWTLMGKQASLEARIVANDKPDIIRWRAATLPLFSIEEGYEIYEDETGLHVRHSFECKGILGLLARPLATGLRRQMRTQDASFMAAVKRTIRAVSPANRHKRRSLSVIKGRGKSDG; from the coding sequence ATGAGAGAGGAAACCATATTCAGTCCTCAGATCTCGCGTTTGCGGGCGTGGACGCTGTTGGCCGACCTCAATCGCTATGAAGCATGGCATCCCCACTATCGCTTTGGCGCGGGGGTCGTCGAACTTGGGAACAAGATCGACATGACCTGGACGCTGATGGGCAAGCAGGCATCGCTGGAAGCCAGAATTGTAGCCAATGATAAGCCCGATATCATCCGCTGGAGAGCAGCCACATTGCCGCTTTTCAGCATCGAAGAGGGGTATGAAATTTATGAGGATGAAACCGGTCTGCATGTCCGGCACAGCTTCGAATGCAAGGGCATCCTTGGATTGTTGGCACGCCCGCTAGCCACAGGCCTTCGCCGTCAAATGAGAACGCAGGATGCGAGTTTCATGGCGGCGGTGAAGCGCACGATCCGCGCAGTCTCTCCAGCCAATCGCCACAAGCGGCGCTCGCTCAGCGTGATCAAGGGCAGGGGGAAGAGCGATGGATGA
- a CDS encoding heavy metal translocating P-type ATPase: MIQKLRLDVPLLLPEVTDTADGCVSRLISLIESRPGVSEVHVTKEPAGTLPQLCIHYDPDAISLPRIRELAKAAGTQIAERIGHAVWEVDGIGHQRRARSIGETLRALPGVLEAEAILPGTVRVEFDRTITSEDGILTGLRDAGVTPKALAASGKKPVAHDHDKDHDHPAVEKHDHDHGHGGLLGPNTELIFALACGGALGVGYLIETFVTAPAWVPFALFIAAYVFGGFYTVREAIENLRQKRFEIDTLMLVAAAGAAALGAWAEGALLLFLFSLGHALEHYAMGRAKRAIEALAELAPRTATVRRMDGGSSVVPVEELVLGDVVIIKPDERIAADGFVIKGNSAVNQAPVTGESIPVDKEPVESADSARANPDRVAAASRVFAGTINGSGLIEIEVTRLSNESTLAKVVKMVSEAETQKSPTQRFTDRFERFFVPAVLVLAFLLLFAWVVVDEPFRDSFYRAMAVLVAASPCALAIATPSAVLSGVARAARGGVLVKGGAPLELLGSLDAIAFDKTGTLTMGEPRIQQIIPAPGVTREELMALAVAVESLSDHPLAQAIARDGREHIGDHPVPEAENLKSLTGRGISALVGEDEVLIGKAEMFRSDGIAPLSTEMDAAIKTLREAGQTSMVVRSGSRDMGAIGLLDTPREAARAALERLREIGIKRMIMISGDHQRVADAIGKQVGIDEAWGDLMPEDKVEAIKKLRAETKVAMVGDGVNDAPAMATATVGIAMGAAGSDVALETADVALMADNLSHLPFAVGLSRSTRWVIRQNVFVSLGVVAFLVPATILGLGIGPAVALHEGSTLLVVINALRLLAYRDPVRA, encoded by the coding sequence ATGATTCAAAAACTCCGCCTTGATGTCCCCCTGCTGCTCCCCGAAGTCACCGACACGGCTGATGGCTGCGTTTCGCGCCTGATATCCTTGATCGAAAGCCGTCCCGGTGTTTCTGAAGTGCATGTCACGAAGGAACCAGCCGGCACACTGCCGCAGCTGTGCATCCACTATGATCCGGACGCGATCTCTCTTCCTCGTATCCGGGAGCTGGCGAAGGCGGCGGGGACGCAGATCGCAGAGCGCATCGGCCATGCGGTGTGGGAGGTCGACGGCATTGGCCATCAAAGGCGTGCCAGGTCTATTGGCGAAACGCTTCGCGCGCTGCCAGGCGTGCTCGAAGCCGAGGCCATTCTTCCCGGGACGGTGCGGGTTGAGTTTGATCGCACGATCACGTCGGAGGATGGCATTCTCACGGGGCTTCGCGATGCCGGTGTAACACCCAAGGCACTCGCGGCTTCCGGAAAGAAGCCCGTGGCGCACGACCACGACAAGGATCACGATCACCCGGCTGTCGAGAAGCACGACCACGATCATGGGCATGGCGGACTGCTTGGGCCCAACACCGAGCTGATCTTCGCTCTTGCCTGCGGCGGCGCGCTGGGGGTGGGCTACCTCATCGAGACGTTCGTGACGGCCCCCGCCTGGGTGCCGTTCGCTCTCTTCATCGCGGCTTATGTGTTCGGCGGCTTCTACACCGTGCGTGAGGCTATCGAAAATCTGCGCCAGAAGCGCTTCGAGATCGATACACTGATGCTGGTGGCAGCCGCTGGTGCGGCGGCGCTAGGCGCTTGGGCCGAAGGTGCCTTGTTGCTGTTTCTCTTCAGTTTGGGGCATGCACTCGAGCATTACGCCATGGGCCGCGCCAAGCGTGCGATCGAAGCTCTGGCCGAGTTGGCGCCGCGAACGGCCACCGTTCGGCGCATGGATGGTGGCTCCAGTGTCGTGCCGGTCGAGGAACTGGTCCTTGGTGATGTCGTCATCATCAAGCCGGACGAGCGCATCGCCGCCGATGGCTTCGTCATCAAGGGCAATTCTGCGGTCAATCAAGCGCCTGTCACTGGCGAAAGCATCCCGGTCGACAAGGAGCCGGTCGAAAGCGCGGACTCTGCTCGGGCCAATCCTGATCGCGTCGCTGCAGCCAGCAGGGTCTTCGCCGGCACGATCAACGGCAGCGGCCTCATCGAGATCGAAGTCACGCGCCTATCGAACGAGAGCACGCTCGCCAAGGTCGTGAAGATGGTCAGCGAGGCGGAGACGCAGAAGTCGCCGACCCAGCGGTTCACTGATCGCTTCGAGCGCTTCTTCGTGCCTGCCGTTCTTGTCTTGGCATTCCTGCTTCTATTCGCATGGGTCGTCGTCGATGAGCCATTCCGCGACAGTTTCTATAGGGCGATGGCCGTCCTTGTGGCCGCCAGCCCCTGCGCGCTGGCCATCGCGACGCCGAGCGCCGTGCTGTCGGGTGTCGCCCGTGCCGCGCGGGGCGGCGTCCTGGTAAAGGGCGGTGCGCCGCTCGAATTGCTGGGATCGCTCGATGCCATCGCGTTCGACAAGACCGGCACGCTGACGATGGGCGAGCCGCGCATCCAGCAGATCATCCCGGCGCCTGGCGTCACCAGGGAAGAACTGATGGCGCTGGCGGTGGCTGTAGAAAGCCTCAGCGACCATCCCTTGGCCCAGGCAATTGCGCGAGATGGGCGCGAGCATATTGGCGATCATCCAGTTCCGGAGGCTGAAAATCTGAAAAGCCTCACGGGTCGCGGCATCTCGGCTCTTGTCGGTGAGGACGAAGTTCTCATTGGCAAGGCCGAGATGTTCCGCAGCGACGGCATCGCCCCGCTGTCCACCGAGATGGATGCTGCGATCAAGACGCTGCGGGAGGCAGGACAGACCAGCATGGTCGTGCGCAGCGGCTCGCGGGATATGGGGGCTATCGGTCTTCTGGATACGCCGCGCGAAGCAGCCCGCGCGGCGCTGGAACGCCTGCGCGAGATCGGTATCAAGCGGATGATCATGATCTCGGGCGATCACCAGCGTGTGGCTGATGCCATAGGCAAGCAGGTCGGGATCGATGAAGCCTGGGGCGATCTCATGCCTGAAGACAAGGTCGAGGCCATCAAGAAGCTGCGTGCCGAAACCAAGGTCGCCATGGTCGGTGACGGCGTGAACGACGCGCCAGCGATGGCGACCGCAACCGTGGGTATCGCCATGGGCGCGGCCGGCTCAGATGTTGCTTTGGAGACAGCCGATGTGGCGCTCATGGCCGACAATCTGTCGCACCTGCCGTTTGCGGTGGGCCTCAGCCGGAGCACGCGCTGGGTTATCAGGCAGAATGTGTTCGTCAGCCTGGGTGTCGTCGCCTTCCTCGTACCGGCGACCATCCTGGGTCTTGGCATCGGACCGGCTGTCGCCCTTCACGAGGGATCCACCTTGCTGGTGGTCATCAACGCGCTGCGGCTTCTGGCATATCGGGATCCGGTCCGTGCTTGA
- a CDS encoding zf-TFIIB domain-containing protein: MSERQGIEIDYCPQCRGVWLDRGELDKIIERSISETQPTERREGTLGVFGSKHGSDRGDSHGSRGGHHGRRKGFLRDLFD; this comes from the coding sequence ATGAGCGAGCGGCAGGGCATCGAGATCGACTATTGCCCTCAATGTCGTGGCGTCTGGCTCGACCGCGGTGAACTCGACAAGATCATCGAACGCAGCATCAGCGAAACTCAGCCGACCGAACGGCGTGAAGGCACGCTTGGTGTGTTCGGCTCAAAGCATGGAAGCGATCGTGGCGACAGCCACGGATCTCGGGGCGGCCACCATGGTCGTCGCAAGGGCTTCCTGCGCGATCTCTTCGACTGA